One Halobaculum sp. CBA1158 DNA segment encodes these proteins:
- the hpt gene encoding hypoxanthine/guanine phosphoribosyltransferase yields MDRLRQSLLDAPIIEKGEYQYFVHPISDGVPMLEPELLREIVIRIIRKAQIEDVDKIVTPAAMGIHISTALSLMTDIPLVVIRKREYGLDGEVALQQETGYSEGEMYINDVFEGDKVLVLDDVLSTGGTMKGILDALTHIGADVVDVVAVIKKAGPNKLDDTDHSVKTLINVTVEDGEVVVVDEFGDD; encoded by the coding sequence ATGGACCGTCTGCGTCAGTCCCTGCTGGACGCGCCGATCATCGAGAAGGGGGAGTACCAGTACTTCGTTCATCCCATCAGCGACGGGGTTCCGATGCTGGAGCCGGAGCTCCTCCGGGAGATCGTCATCCGGATAATCCGGAAGGCGCAGATCGAGGACGTGGACAAGATCGTCACGCCCGCCGCGATGGGGATCCACATCTCCACCGCCCTCTCGCTGATGACCGACATCCCGCTGGTCGTCATCCGAAAGCGCGAGTACGGCCTCGACGGCGAGGTCGCGCTCCAGCAGGAGACGGGCTACTCCGAGGGGGAGATGTACATCAACGACGTGTTCGAGGGCGACAAGGTGCTCGTGCTCGACGACGTGCTCTCGACGGGCGGCACGATGAAGGGGATCCTCGACGCGCTCACCCACATCGGGGCGGACGTGGTCGACGTGGTCGCCGTGATCAAGAAGGCCGGACCCAACAAGCTCGACGACACCGACCACTCGGTGAAGACGCTGATTAACGTCACCGTCGAGGACGGCGAGGTCGTCGTCGTCGACGAGTTCGGCGACGACTGA
- a CDS encoding ABC transporter permease — translation MATQQGDSGTDEGATKRRWEPRIERMKRGWDRYTEHRIGVVGLVILVIFSLWAVIPGVFAPHSPDWIAYIGEPPIESRLTGEQVRSLPHPPAFGDPFFAPLGTNANGNGVLSLVIYSASNAMYIGLAAGLLSSLVGVPLGLISGFYGDTWIDETIQRFVDIMYGLPFLPFLIVLVAIRGITTTNIIIGIAVTSWLNNCITIRGETLSLKERSYVESAKVAGASDTRIIFRHIMPNVLPISFVFLAQDAAGAVIAQASLAYLGLADFTANSWGIMLENIKSQGYIFSAWWWLIPPGIALMLLAASFYFIGFSMEDVTNPQR, via the coding sequence ATGGCAACCCAACAAGGCGACTCCGGAACGGACGAGGGAGCGACGAAGCGGCGCTGGGAGCCGCGGATCGAACGGATGAAGCGCGGGTGGGACCGGTACACCGAACACCGAATCGGTGTGGTGGGACTGGTCATCCTCGTGATCTTCTCGCTGTGGGCGGTCATCCCCGGGGTGTTCGCGCCTCACTCCCCCGACTGGATCGCGTACATCGGCGAGCCCCCCATCGAGAGCCGACTCACGGGCGAACAGGTGCGGTCGCTGCCGCACCCGCCCGCCTTCGGCGACCCGTTCTTCGCGCCGCTCGGCACGAACGCCAACGGCAACGGCGTCCTCTCGCTCGTGATCTACTCGGCGAGCAACGCGATGTACATCGGCCTGGCTGCGGGCCTGCTCTCGAGCCTGGTCGGCGTCCCGCTCGGGCTCATTTCCGGGTTCTACGGCGACACGTGGATCGACGAGACGATCCAGCGGTTCGTCGACATCATGTACGGCCTGCCGTTCCTGCCGTTCCTGATCGTCCTCGTCGCCATCCGCGGGATCACGACCACGAACATCATCATCGGAATCGCCGTCACCTCCTGGCTCAACAACTGCATCACGATACGCGGGGAGACGCTCTCGCTGAAGGAGCGGTCGTACGTCGAGTCCGCCAAGGTCGCCGGGGCCTCCGACACGCGGATCATCTTCCGGCACATCATGCCGAACGTCCTCCCCATCTCGTTCGTGTTCCTGGCGCAGGACGCCGCGGGCGCGGTCATCGCGCAGGCGTCGCTGGCGTACCTCGGGCTGGCGGACTTCACCGCCAACTCCTGGGGGATCATGCTGGAGAACATCAAGTCTCAGGGATACATCTTCAGCGCCTGGTGGTGGCTCATTCCGCCGGGCATCGCGCTGATGCTGCTGGCGGCATCGTTCTACTTCATCGGCTTCTCGATGGAGGACGTGACCAATCCGCAACGGTGA
- a CDS encoding ABC transporter ATP-binding protein has protein sequence MDRAGDREPLVEIDGLRKLFDQSQGVVDTILGREPQPVRAVDGISLDIYEGDIVGIAGESGCGKTTLGKMLVKLHEATEGTIRFDGTDITDMTREEEREFRKRVQMIFQDPFESLNPRMTVYDTIAEPLKINDVIEGYDERRARVKEVLEDVGLGPAEVYLDAFPDELSGGERQRVAIARALVVDPDFIVCDEPVSMLDVSIRAGVLNLMKELQDEYDLTYLFISHDLSLIRYMCDRAGIMYLGNMVEQGPTDDVIDDPKHPYTEALFDAVPDVELGDERRRANATGEVPSPRNPPTGCRYHPRCAHIIPPDDWTGSQEAFRRAYQFKLRVRRNELKPDSVEDDAVDRTEALVEQGLTLDVPEEYRSETEVESGGHRVDMAELDLPADARRALTEAAEAVAEEDTEAALAALEDTITTPCESRRPDPQPEGTREVACHLYDDGIIGELQDSNAEFNAAAAED, from the coding sequence ATGGACCGAGCAGGAGATCGAGAGCCGCTAGTAGAGATCGACGGGCTGCGGAAGCTCTTCGACCAGTCACAGGGTGTCGTCGACACCATCCTCGGTCGCGAGCCCCAGCCGGTCCGCGCAGTCGACGGAATCTCGCTCGACATCTACGAGGGAGACATCGTCGGAATCGCCGGCGAGTCCGGCTGCGGGAAGACGACGCTCGGAAAGATGCTCGTGAAGCTCCACGAGGCGACCGAGGGGACGATCCGCTTCGACGGGACCGATATCACCGATATGACCCGCGAGGAGGAGCGCGAGTTCCGCAAGCGGGTTCAGATGATCTTCCAGGACCCGTTCGAGTCGCTCAACCCCCGGATGACGGTGTACGACACCATCGCCGAGCCGCTGAAGATCAACGACGTCATCGAGGGATACGACGAGCGTCGCGCCCGCGTCAAGGAGGTACTCGAGGACGTGGGACTCGGTCCAGCGGAGGTGTACCTCGACGCGTTCCCCGACGAACTGTCGGGCGGCGAGCGCCAGCGCGTCGCTATCGCGCGTGCGCTCGTCGTCGACCCGGACTTCATCGTCTGCGACGAGCCGGTGTCGATGCTCGACGTGTCGATCCGTGCGGGCGTGCTCAACCTGATGAAGGAGCTTCAGGACGAGTACGACCTCACCTACCTGTTCATCAGCCACGACCTCTCGCTCATCCGCTACATGTGTGACCGCGCGGGGATCATGTACCTCGGCAACATGGTCGAGCAGGGACCGACCGACGACGTGATCGACGACCCCAAACACCCGTACACGGAGGCGCTGTTCGACGCGGTTCCGGACGTGGAACTCGGCGACGAGCGTCGCCGCGCGAACGCGACCGGCGAGGTACCGTCGCCGCGGAACCCGCCGACTGGATGCCGATACCACCCTCGCTGCGCACACATCATCCCGCCGGACGACTGGACGGGCAGCCAGGAGGCGTTCCGACGCGCCTACCAGTTCAAGCTCAGGGTCCGGCGGAATGAACTCAAACCCGACTCCGTCGAGGACGACGCCGTCGACCGCACCGAGGCGCTGGTCGAGCAGGGGTTGACGCTGGACGTGCCCGAGGAGTACCGCTCTGAGACGGAGGTCGAATCGGGCGGTCACCGTGTCGACATGGCCGAACTCGATCTCCCGGCGGACGCCCGACGGGCCCTGACGGAGGCGGCCGAGGCCGTCGCCGAGGAGGACACCGAGGCGGCGCTCGCGGCGCTCGAGGATACGATCACGACGCCGTGTGAGAGCCGGCGGCCCGATCCCCAACCCGAGGGAACGCGCGAGGTCGCGTGTCACCTTTACGACGACGGGATCATCGGAGAGCTGCAGGACTCGAACGCGGAGTTCAACGCCGCGGCCGCAGAGGACTAG
- a CDS encoding ABC transporter ATP-binding protein: protein MTLLEVNDLSIRYTVDDGSAVHAADGVDFSVERGETYGLVGESGCGKTTLAKSLVQLLDKNGYIEGGEAWFDATLPQWEDESGAPKQSVVDDPDKPVREDGKTDLAALTNKQIRDMRWRNIAIIPQSAMNALNPVYKVGDQIVEAILRHEPETTAEEAHERARDLLERVGIEPDRADDYAHQFSGGMKQRAVIAMAMACGPDLLIADEPTTALDVIIQDRILEELEKLQEEFGVSILVISHDISVMAEICDRMAVMYGGKVMESGPKKEIFESTANPYTLGLKNSFPTITAADQDLVSIPGTPPTLRDPDEGCRFRERCPFAIEECHAQHPPMYDVEEAEATGRLAESTDRRSHESACYRMNDLEQLRTDALNESTWTEQEIESR from the coding sequence ATGACACTACTCGAAGTAAACGACCTCTCGATCCGGTACACGGTCGATGACGGGTCCGCTGTACACGCGGCCGACGGAGTGGACTTCTCCGTCGAGCGCGGCGAGACGTACGGACTGGTCGGCGAATCGGGCTGCGGGAAGACCACCCTCGCGAAGAGTCTCGTTCAGCTGCTGGACAAGAACGGCTACATCGAGGGCGGGGAAGCCTGGTTCGACGCGACGCTTCCGCAGTGGGAAGACGAAAGCGGTGCCCCGAAACAGTCGGTGGTCGACGACCCCGACAAGCCGGTGCGCGAGGACGGCAAGACCGACCTCGCGGCGCTGACGAACAAACAGATCCGCGACATGCGCTGGCGCAACATCGCCATCATCCCGCAGTCGGCGATGAACGCGCTGAACCCGGTGTACAAGGTCGGCGACCAGATCGTCGAGGCGATCCTCCGCCACGAACCGGAGACGACCGCCGAGGAGGCGCACGAACGCGCCCGCGACCTGCTCGAACGCGTCGGCATCGAACCCGACCGCGCGGATGACTACGCCCACCAGTTCTCCGGCGGGATGAAACAGCGCGCGGTCATCGCGATGGCGATGGCGTGCGGCCCGGACCTGCTCATCGCGGACGAACCGACGACGGCGCTGGACGTGATCATCCAAGACCGGATCCTCGAAGAGTTGGAGAAGCTCCAGGAGGAGTTCGGCGTGTCGATCCTCGTCATCAGCCACGACATCTCGGTGATGGCGGAGATCTGCGACCGGATGGCGGTCATGTACGGCGGGAAGGTGATGGAGTCGGGACCGAAAAAAGAGATCTTCGAGTCGACGGCGAACCCGTACACGCTGGGGCTGAAGAACTCCTTCCCGACGATCACCGCCGCCGACCAGGACCTCGTGTCGATTCCCGGGACGCCGCCGACGCTGCGCGATCCCGACGAGGGATGTCGCTTCCGTGAGCGCTGTCCGTTCGCCATCGAGGAGTGTCACGCGCAACATCCCCCGATGTACGACGTCGAAGAGGCGGAGGCGACCGGTCGCCTCGCCGAGTCGACCGACAGGCGCTCCCACGAGTCGGCGTGTTACAGAATGAACGACCTCGAACAGCTCCGAACCGACGCACTCAACGAATCCACATGGACCGAGCAGGAGATCGAGAGCCGCTAG